The following are encoded in a window of Novosphingobium sp. THN1 genomic DNA:
- the pstA gene encoding phosphate ABC transporter permease PstA — MSEPAMTETTSDVQARRRALMDKGLARRRTADRRFRWLGFAAVAFSALMLAFLLINMSSAGIAGFQRSEVRFDVPLAGAMQIDAKRLAQPDPMGGLELAGLEKVVEGAAKTALGPEADDLVGQGAWREVATAIVEDPSLLGGTYSASLPASDDLAAAQRGEGEPAMQQLAKRLVSEGKLVRTFDKGFLSRSDATSPQSVGIWGALKGSILTMFITLILAFPVGVLSALYLEEYAPKNRWTEWIEISINNLAAVPSIIFGLLGLAVFLALFPHYRSAPLIGGMTLALMTMPVIVISGRNAIKAVPPSIRDAALAIGASKVQVVFNHVLPLALPGILTGTIIGMARALGETAPLLMIGMRAFVASPPSGFTAPSSVLPVQIFLWSDEIDRGFVERTSAAIVVLLVFLLLMNGLAIYLRNRFEKRW, encoded by the coding sequence ATGAGTGAGCCTGCGATGACCGAGACCACTTCTGACGTGCAGGCGCGCAGGCGGGCGCTGATGGACAAGGGGCTGGCGCGCCGCCGCACCGCCGACAGGCGCTTCCGCTGGCTCGGGTTTGCCGCAGTCGCCTTTTCGGCGCTGATGCTGGCATTCCTGTTGATCAACATGAGCTCTGCCGGCATTGCCGGTTTCCAGCGCAGCGAGGTGCGCTTTGACGTTCCGCTAGCCGGCGCGATGCAGATCGATGCCAAGCGCCTTGCCCAGCCTGATCCCATGGGCGGCCTCGAACTTGCCGGACTCGAAAAGGTGGTCGAGGGCGCAGCGAAGACGGCGCTCGGCCCCGAAGCCGATGACCTTGTCGGACAAGGAGCCTGGCGCGAAGTGGCCACTGCCATTGTCGAGGACCCCTCCCTGCTGGGTGGCACCTACAGCGCCTCGCTTCCGGCCAGCGATGACCTTGCCGCAGCACAGCGTGGCGAAGGCGAGCCGGCAATGCAGCAGCTTGCGAAGAGGCTCGTATCGGAAGGCAAACTGGTCCGCACGTTCGACAAGGGCTTCCTCAGCCGGTCGGATGCCACAAGCCCGCAATCGGTGGGCATCTGGGGCGCCCTCAAGGGCTCGATCCTGACGATGTTCATCACGCTGATCCTGGCCTTCCCGGTCGGCGTGCTGTCGGCGCTTTATCTTGAAGAATATGCACCGAAGAACCGTTGGACGGAGTGGATCGAGATTTCGATCAACAACCTCGCTGCCGTGCCCTCGATCATATTCGGTCTGCTTGGCCTCGCAGTGTTCCTCGCGCTCTTCCCGCACTATCGCTCTGCCCCGCTGATCGGCGGGATGACGCTGGCGCTGATGACCATGCCGGTCATCGTCATTTCAGGACGCAACGCGATCAAGGCGGTGCCGCCCTCGATCCGCGACGCTGCCCTCGCCATCGGCGCGAGCAAGGTGCAGGTCGTGTTCAACCACGTCCTGCCGCTTGCCCTGCCCGGCATCCTCACCGGCACCATCATCGGGATGGCCCGCGCGCTGGGCGAGACCGCGCCGCTGCTGATGATCGGCATGCGCGCGTTCGTGGCCAGCCCACCCTCGGGCTTCACCGCGCCGTCTTCGGTGCTGCCGGTGCAGATCTTCCTGTGGTCCGACGAGATCGACCGTGGCTTCGTCGAGCGCACCAGCGCAGCGATCGTCGTCCTGCTCGTCTTCCTTCTCCTGATGAACGGCCTTGCGATCTACCTGCGCAACCGTTTCGAAAAGCGGTGGTAA
- the pstB gene encoding phosphate ABC transporter ATP-binding protein PstB produces the protein MNAEAIQTAVKQDDKPYFDAPSKMSAKNVSVFYGEKRAIDDVSIEIPQRYVTAFIGPSGCGKSTFLRTLNRMNDTIASARVEGDILLDGEDIYKSGMDVVQLRARVGMVFQKPNPFPKSIYENIAYGPKIHGITGSKAELDEIVEQSLRRAGLWDEVKDRLNDSGTALSGGQQQRLCIARAIAVDPEVILMDEPCSALDPIATARIEELIDELRGRYAIVIVTHSMQQAARVSQRTAFFHLGKIVEYGKTSDIFTNPREERTKDYITGRYG, from the coding sequence ATGAACGCTGAAGCGATCCAGACTGCAGTGAAGCAGGACGACAAGCCTTACTTCGACGCACCGTCGAAGATGAGCGCGAAGAACGTCTCGGTGTTCTACGGCGAAAAGCGCGCGATTGACGACGTCTCGATCGAGATCCCGCAGCGCTATGTCACCGCCTTCATCGGCCCCTCGGGCTGCGGCAAATCAACCTTCCTGCGCACGCTCAACCGGATGAACGACACCATCGCCAGCGCGCGGGTCGAAGGCGACATCCTGCTCGACGGCGAGGACATCTACAAGTCGGGAATGGACGTGGTGCAGCTCCGCGCGCGCGTCGGCATGGTGTTCCAGAAGCCGAACCCCTTCCCCAAGTCGATCTACGAGAACATCGCCTACGGCCCGAAGATCCACGGCATCACCGGCAGCAAGGCGGAACTTGACGAAATCGTCGAGCAGTCGCTGCGCCGGGCCGGCCTGTGGGACGAGGTCAAGGATCGCCTGAATGACAGCGGCACCGCGCTTTCCGGTGGCCAGCAGCAGCGCCTGTGCATCGCCCGCGCCATCGCGGTGGACCCCGAAGTGATCCTGATGGATGAACCCTGCTCGGCGCTTGACCCCATCGCCACGGCGCGCATCGAGGAACTGATCGACGAACTGCGTGGCCGCTACGCCATCGTGATCGTCACCCACTCGATGCAGCAGGCCGCGCGCGTATCGCAGCGTACGGCGTTCTTCCACCTTGGCAAGATCGTCGAATACGGCAAGACTTCGGATATCTTCACCAATCCGCGCGAGGAACGGACGAAGGACTATATCACCGGGCGTTACGGGTAA
- a CDS encoding cell wall metabolism sensor histidine kinase WalK, which produces MKGLSLPLPSIFVALCASVVMFLGGAGFWMSLAVLVVWLATLWLARPEPVVQTLDRDDGSVSRQAMVELVEPFGLPVLMLDGQRIAAANAAAREELGAHIVGQDARVALRHPEAIDLLKKPQGRALVRGLTGARSIWQVSRVPIDERFSLIEMVNRTAEADISRSHTDFVANASHELRTPLASIIGYIETLADPDAKVDEATAARFHATVLREARRLQSLVEDLMSLSRIEAEKHELPRDRIDLGQMVGSIASETAMTIGEGRVVVRADEGVVLGDRQQLDQLVRNLIDNALKYGDPAQPVSVDLAVHGSEVELVVTDSGEGIHPDHLPYLTRRFYRTDPGRSRAAGGTGLGLAIVKHIVERHRGKLDIASTLGVGTTVTVRIPLAPAANVSAD; this is translated from the coding sequence ATGAAGGGTTTGTCGCTGCCACTTCCCAGCATTTTCGTCGCCCTGTGCGCGAGCGTCGTCATGTTTCTGGGCGGGGCAGGCTTCTGGATGTCGCTCGCCGTGCTGGTCGTCTGGCTGGCAACACTGTGGCTGGCGCGCCCCGAGCCCGTGGTCCAAACGCTCGACCGCGACGATGGTAGCGTGTCACGCCAGGCCATGGTGGAACTGGTCGAGCCCTTCGGCCTTCCCGTCCTCATGCTTGATGGACAGCGCATTGCAGCCGCCAATGCCGCCGCGCGCGAGGAACTGGGCGCACACATCGTCGGGCAGGACGCGCGCGTCGCGCTACGCCACCCCGAGGCCATCGACCTGCTCAAGAAGCCACAAGGGCGAGCTCTGGTTCGGGGGCTGACCGGCGCACGTTCGATCTGGCAGGTCAGCCGCGTGCCGATCGACGAGCGGTTCTCGCTGATCGAGATGGTCAACCGCACTGCCGAAGCGGACATCAGCCGCTCGCACACCGATTTCGTCGCGAACGCCAGCCACGAGCTGCGCACGCCGCTCGCCTCGATCATCGGTTACATCGAAACACTGGCCGACCCGGACGCGAAGGTGGACGAAGCGACGGCCGCCAGATTCCACGCGACCGTGCTGCGCGAAGCTCGCCGACTGCAGAGCCTCGTCGAAGATTTGATGTCGCTCTCGCGAATCGAAGCCGAAAAGCACGAACTTCCGCGCGACCGCATCGATCTGGGCCAGATGGTCGGCAGCATCGCCAGCGAAACGGCCATGACCATCGGCGAAGGCCGTGTCGTGGTGCGTGCCGACGAAGGTGTGGTCCTTGGCGATCGTCAGCAACTCGATCAGCTTGTCCGCAACCTGATCGACAACGCCCTGAAATATGGCGACCCGGCGCAGCCGGTCAGTGTCGATCTTGCCGTCCATGGCAGCGAGGTCGAACTCGTCGTGACCGACAGCGGCGAAGGCATCCACCCCGATCATCTGCCCTACCTGACTCGCCGCTTCTATCGCACCGATCCCGGCCGCAGCCGGGCGGCAGGGGGCACCGGCCTCGGCCTCGCCATCGTCAAGCACATTGTCGAACGCCATCGCGGCAAGCTGGATATTGCTTCGACCTTGGGTGTCGGCACGACCGTCACGGTGCGCATCCCGCTTGCGCCAGCGGCGAATGTTTCTGCAGATTGA
- the recJ gene encoding single-stranded-DNA-specific exonuclease RecJ, translating into MIPVTAITRSLSGQAWRWRGGNMDFGQSGSGRDGDEAIVTQLLLSRGVSPDDLERHRRPTLRDFLPDPSLFRDMDEAARRLADAILRNEKITIYGDYDVDGATSAALLILLLRDLGVSAGHYIPDRLLEGYGPSGEALVRLAQQGSQLIVTVDCGAMAHEALDAAAQAGVDVIVVDHHKCSPELPRAAALVNPNRLDECDEAAAHGHLAAVGVAFLLAVALVRELRGRGYFESRKAPDLMGLLDLVALGTVADVAQLKGLNRALVSQGLKIMARRENIGLSALIDASRLSRAPTCSDLGFALGPRINAGGRVGEATLGVRLLTTQDPDEAREIAAQLSRLNDERRAIEQEVQEAAEAQIAAQHNRAVMVLAGRGWHPGVIGIVAGRIKEKTGKPSLVIALDADEAGLGKGSGRSIAGVDLGAAVIAAREAGLLVAGGGHAMACGLTIDPARLNALADWLDARLARDVTGARGAQSLLLDLSLAPGGLRPSLVETLDAAGPFGIGWPGPRVAVGPVRLVKCDLVGTDHVRMVAAGADGHSFKAIAFRAAQSEMGQALLHGSRGRQFWLAGRAKIDDWGSRPAAELHVEDAAFAD; encoded by the coding sequence ATGATTCCAGTCACTGCGATTACACGATCCCTTTCGGGCCAGGCCTGGCGCTGGCGCGGCGGCAACATGGATTTCGGGCAGAGCGGCAGTGGCCGAGACGGCGACGAAGCCATTGTCACGCAACTGCTGCTTTCGCGTGGTGTCTCCCCCGACGATCTCGAACGTCATCGCCGCCCTACCCTGCGTGATTTCCTGCCCGACCCTTCGCTGTTTCGGGACATGGACGAAGCTGCGCGGCGCTTGGCCGACGCCATCCTGCGCAACGAGAAGATCACGATCTACGGGGACTACGACGTGGACGGCGCAACAAGCGCAGCACTGCTGATCCTGCTCCTGCGCGATCTTGGTGTTAGCGCCGGCCACTATATCCCGGACCGGCTGCTCGAAGGCTATGGCCCCTCAGGCGAAGCGCTCGTCCGCCTCGCCCAGCAGGGCAGCCAGCTGATCGTTACCGTCGATTGCGGGGCAATGGCGCATGAAGCGCTTGATGCGGCAGCGCAGGCCGGGGTCGACGTCATCGTTGTCGACCACCACAAATGCTCGCCTGAGCTGCCGCGCGCTGCTGCGCTGGTGAATCCGAATCGCCTCGACGAATGCGACGAGGCTGCCGCGCATGGCCATCTCGCTGCCGTAGGCGTGGCCTTTCTCCTGGCCGTGGCCCTGGTCCGCGAACTGCGCGGACGCGGATACTTCGAAAGCCGCAAGGCGCCCGACCTCATGGGCCTGCTCGACCTTGTGGCACTCGGCACCGTGGCAGACGTGGCTCAACTCAAGGGCCTAAACCGCGCGCTGGTATCGCAAGGTCTCAAGATCATGGCTCGCCGGGAGAACATCGGCCTTTCCGCACTGATCGACGCCAGCCGCCTGTCGCGCGCGCCGACATGCAGCGACCTCGGCTTTGCCTTAGGCCCGCGAATCAACGCAGGCGGCCGCGTGGGTGAAGCCACGCTTGGCGTGCGCCTGCTGACCACCCAGGACCCCGATGAGGCTCGGGAGATTGCGGCGCAGCTGTCCCGCCTCAACGATGAACGGCGCGCGATCGAACAGGAAGTGCAGGAAGCGGCCGAGGCACAGATCGCTGCGCAGCATAACCGTGCCGTCATGGTTCTGGCCGGGCGCGGCTGGCATCCGGGCGTAATCGGCATCGTGGCGGGGCGAATCAAGGAAAAGACCGGCAAGCCTTCGCTGGTAATCGCTCTTGATGCAGACGAGGCAGGCTTGGGCAAAGGCTCGGGCCGATCTATCGCCGGGGTCGACCTGGGCGCTGCAGTGATAGCTGCGCGCGAGGCCGGGCTGCTCGTCGCAGGCGGCGGCCATGCCATGGCTTGCGGGCTGACGATCGATCCGGCGCGGCTCAATGCGCTGGCGGACTGGCTGGACGCGCGACTCGCGCGCGACGTGACGGGTGCGCGAGGCGCGCAATCGTTGCTGCTGGACCTGTCGCTGGCGCCCGGCGGCTTGCGTCCCTCGCTGGTCGAAACGCTCGACGCTGCTGGCCCCTTCGGAATAGGCTGGCCCGGCCCGCGTGTCGCCGTTGGTCCCGTAAGGCTCGTGAAATGCGATCTGGTCGGCACCGATCATGTGCGCATGGTGGCGGCAGGCGCGGATGGCCACTCGTTCAAGGCGATCGCATTTCGCGCCGCGCAGAGCGAAATGGGCCAGGCATTGCTGCACGGTTCGCGGGGCCGACAGTTCTGGCTGGCCGGGCGTGCCAAGATCGACGACTGGGGCAGCCGCCCCGCTGCAGAACTCCATGTGGAGGACGCCGCATTCGCCGACTGA
- the pstC gene encoding phosphate ABC transporter permease subunit PstC yields the protein MSPSILLLLAFGLSLFGWLAARSRAWAFRKSAPGVRLHSLPNFHGWYVALWIGVPALLFALLWNAISPVLITSQVMADPAASLLPGFGFERETMLAEARAVAEGRAFGVFNEEAQGLIAPYREAITFYDSIGLVVTILVAFAGGAFAFLRLKPDFTARTRVERAVMGLLLIASLVAILTTIGIIVSLVFETVRFFGMVSPLDFLFGTHWSPDPMSSGTPDGADYGAIPLFWGTIYIGAIIAMIVAIPLGLMSAIFLTQYASNGVRKVLKPLLEILAGVPTVVYGYFAALTVAPMVRDAAQAIGISSASTESAVAAGLVMGVMIIPFVSSMADDSIAAVPQAMRDGSLAMGATTSETIRKVLIPAALPGIVAGVMLAVSRAIGETMIVVMAAGASANLTANPFESMTTVTFQIVAMLTGEGSFDHPATLSAFALGMVLFLVTLTLNFIALRVVKRYREAYE from the coding sequence ATGTCGCCATCCATCCTGCTTTTGCTCGCCTTTGGGCTGAGCCTGTTCGGTTGGCTGGCGGCACGCTCCCGCGCCTGGGCGTTCCGCAAGTCTGCGCCCGGCGTCCGCCTACATTCCTTGCCCAACTTTCACGGCTGGTACGTCGCCCTGTGGATCGGCGTCCCAGCCCTGCTCTTCGCCTTGCTGTGGAACGCGATCAGCCCGGTGCTGATCACCAGCCAGGTCATGGCCGACCCTGCTGCATCACTGCTGCCGGGCTTCGGCTTCGAGCGCGAGACGATGCTGGCTGAAGCCCGCGCCGTTGCCGAAGGGCGGGCCTTCGGCGTCTTCAATGAAGAAGCGCAGGGCCTCATCGCCCCATACCGCGAAGCCATCACGTTTTATGATTCGATCGGCCTGGTCGTCACGATCCTCGTCGCGTTTGCTGGCGGCGCCTTTGCCTTCCTGCGCCTCAAGCCCGATTTCACCGCCCGCACCCGTGTCGAACGCGCGGTCATGGGCTTGCTGCTGATCGCCTCGCTGGTGGCGATCCTCACCACGATCGGCATTATCGTCAGCCTCGTGTTCGAGACCGTGCGCTTCTTCGGCATGGTCTCGCCGCTGGACTTCCTGTTCGGCACGCACTGGTCGCCAGACCCGATGAGTTCGGGCACGCCGGATGGAGCCGACTACGGCGCGATTCCGCTGTTCTGGGGCACGATCTACATCGGCGCGATCATCGCCATGATCGTGGCTATCCCGCTCGGCTTGATGAGCGCGATCTTCCTCACGCAATATGCCAGCAATGGCGTGCGCAAGGTGCTGAAGCCCCTGCTCGAGATCCTCGCGGGCGTGCCGACGGTGGTCTACGGCTATTTCGCGGCTCTCACCGTTGCTCCGATGGTGCGCGACGCCGCGCAGGCCATCGGCATATCCAGCGCATCGACCGAAAGCGCGGTGGCGGCAGGCCTCGTCATGGGCGTGATGATCATCCCCTTCGTCTCCTCGATGGCGGATGACTCCATCGCCGCCGTGCCGCAGGCGATGCGCGACGGCAGCCTTGCAATGGGCGCGACGACTTCGGAAACGATCCGCAAGGTGCTGATCCCGGCCGCCCTGCCCGGCATCGTCGCAGGTGTGATGCTCGCGGTCAGCCGCGCCATTGGCGAGACGATGATCGTTGTCATGGCCGCAGGCGCCTCGGCCAACCTGACCGCCAACCCGTTCGAAAGCATGACCACGGTGACGTTCCAGATCGTCGCCATGCTGACCGGCGAAGGCAGCTTCGACCATCCCGCAACGCTTTCCGCGTTCGCGCTTGGCATGGTCCTGTTCCTTGTCACCCTGACGCTGAACTTCATCGCACTGCGCGTGGTGAAGCGCTACCGCGAAGCCTATGAGTGA
- a CDS encoding substrate-binding domain-containing protein: MIRTISLSAAALGALALAGCGSQEAATRDQVRAVGSSTVYPFAKAVAESLAKSDPSLKSPIIESTGTGAGMKLFCAGVGAQHPDIENASRRMKKSEFEDCQKNGVKDIVEIQVGLDGVAFAEAQGGPGIALTPEDVYKALAKNPYGKPNTAKTWKDVNPSLPNEPILVYGPPSTSGTRDALKELILTKGCDENAEMKALKDSDKEKHDKVCSEVRDDGAYVDAGENDNLIVQKIEANPKAIGIFGYSYLEENKGRIKGLTMKGVEPTYATISDFSYPGARPLYIYVKKAHLKAIPGLQGFVTEWSKLWGKDGALAKLGMVVAPDDVLAGSAKAVNDLPVLDGSQLK; this comes from the coding sequence ATGATTCGCACCATTTCGCTTTCCGCCGCCGCTCTCGGCGCACTTGCTCTTGCCGGTTGCGGCAGCCAGGAAGCGGCCACCCGCGACCAGGTTCGCGCGGTCGGCTCGTCCACCGTCTACCCCTTTGCGAAGGCCGTCGCCGAATCGCTCGCCAAGTCCGATCCGTCGCTGAAGTCGCCGATCATCGAATCGACCGGCACGGGCGCGGGCATGAAGCTGTTCTGCGCCGGCGTCGGCGCCCAGCACCCCGACATCGAGAACGCCTCGCGCCGCATGAAGAAGTCCGAGTTCGAGGACTGCCAGAAGAACGGCGTCAAGGACATCGTCGAGATCCAGGTTGGTCTCGACGGCGTGGCCTTCGCCGAGGCGCAGGGCGGCCCCGGCATCGCGCTGACTCCGGAAGACGTCTACAAAGCGCTCGCCAAGAACCCCTATGGCAAGCCCAACACCGCCAAGACGTGGAAGGACGTCAATCCGTCGCTCCCTAACGAGCCAATCCTCGTCTACGGCCCGCCGTCGACCTCCGGCACGCGCGACGCGCTCAAGGAACTGATCCTGACCAAGGGCTGCGACGAGAACGCCGAAATGAAGGCGCTCAAGGACAGCGACAAGGAAAAGCACGACAAGGTCTGCAGCGAAGTGCGTGACGATGGCGCCTATGTCGACGCGGGCGAGAACGACAACCTGATCGTCCAGAAGATCGAGGCGAACCCGAAGGCCATCGGCATCTTCGGCTATTCCTATCTCGAAGAGAACAAGGGCCGCATCAAGGGCCTGACGATGAAGGGGGTCGAGCCGACCTATGCCACGATCTCGGATTTCAGTTATCCGGGTGCGCGTCCGCTCTACATCTACGTCAAGAAGGCACACCTCAAGGCAATTCCTGGCCTGCAGGGCTTTGTCACCGAATGGTCAAAGCTTTGGGGCAAGGATGGCGCACTTGCCAAGCTCGGCATGGTGGTTGCACCTGACGATGTGCTTGCGGGGAGCGCGAAGGCTGTTAACGACCTTCCCGTTCTTGATGGTTCGCAGCTGAAGTAA
- a CDS encoding glycosyltransferase family 39 protein encodes MAGGAGTSGEIRQRGIDPALAWLLVLALGFRIPISLFTVYHHADEIWQYIEPAYGLITGDWIRTWDIRLGIRSWLIPLVMVGPVWLGHALDPAGELHLVLPRLCMALASLGTVWAGWSLGLRISRTHAITAAFVAAVWVDFAYFASRTSSDTFSVLAILPGLAMLVRFRDQGNRRDALIGGFLLGLGFITRFPLGPALAIPFLWTGRTDFRRAWPPLVLGAAGGILCDALANLAMGEIPLVWIYNNVFANVVANRSHAYGVEAPEWYLQVLIWQWQWIAVLLVPSALLGLKRYPMLGATAIAVIAIHSAIGHKEYRFILLAVLLIVLLSAIGSVDLARLIATWRKRKLGRMGVGLMLGLWLAASVQVAATEPFVINWGVGKAPLRAMRTVRGQPNFCGLATYRIRDVPFVSRAVLNRKGQTLLIEGRQAPRIAEQAQARYNVAVAPAEHMGELPPAYRFVGCMSPKKPLFEQQYCVFRREGPCTEPAGDLDYNAVLIRIDK; translated from the coding sequence GTGGCTGGGGGGGCTGGCACGAGTGGGGAGATAAGGCAGCGTGGGATCGACCCGGCGCTGGCGTGGTTGCTGGTCCTCGCGCTTGGCTTCCGCATTCCGATCTCGCTGTTCACCGTCTATCACCACGCTGACGAGATCTGGCAATATATCGAGCCGGCTTACGGCCTGATAACCGGCGACTGGATCCGTACATGGGATATCCGGCTGGGTATCCGCAGCTGGTTGATCCCGCTGGTCATGGTCGGGCCGGTCTGGCTTGGCCATGCGCTCGATCCCGCGGGCGAATTGCATCTGGTGCTGCCGCGCCTGTGCATGGCTCTTGCATCGCTGGGAACGGTCTGGGCCGGGTGGTCGCTCGGCCTACGGATCAGCCGGACACATGCGATAACCGCTGCGTTCGTTGCCGCAGTCTGGGTGGACTTCGCTTACTTTGCCTCGCGCACGTCTAGCGATACCTTTTCCGTTCTCGCCATCCTTCCCGGTCTCGCCATGCTGGTGCGCTTTCGTGACCAAGGCAATCGCCGCGACGCGCTGATCGGCGGGTTCCTCCTGGGTCTTGGCTTCATTACGCGGTTTCCGCTCGGCCCGGCCTTGGCAATCCCTTTCCTTTGGACCGGCCGGACTGATTTCCGTCGCGCCTGGCCACCGCTTGTGCTCGGCGCGGCAGGAGGCATCTTGTGCGATGCCTTGGCCAACCTCGCGATGGGCGAAATTCCACTGGTGTGGATCTACAACAACGTCTTTGCCAACGTGGTGGCCAATCGCAGCCATGCCTATGGCGTAGAGGCACCGGAGTGGTATCTTCAGGTGCTGATCTGGCAGTGGCAGTGGATTGCGGTGCTGCTCGTGCCGTCTGCGCTGCTGGGATTGAAGCGATATCCGATGCTTGGCGCGACGGCGATTGCCGTGATCGCAATACACTCGGCGATTGGCCACAAGGAGTATCGCTTCATTTTGCTTGCGGTTCTCTTGATCGTGCTGTTGTCGGCGATCGGCTCGGTGGACCTGGCGCGGCTGATCGCAACCTGGCGCAAGCGGAAGCTTGGCCGGATGGGCGTTGGTCTCATGCTCGGCCTGTGGCTGGCGGCATCGGTTCAAGTGGCAGCGACCGAGCCTTTCGTCATCAATTGGGGCGTTGGCAAGGCACCGCTCCGGGCGATGCGGACCGTGCGCGGCCAGCCGAACTTCTGCGGCCTTGCGACCTATCGCATCCGTGACGTCCCGTTCGTGTCGCGCGCGGTCCTCAACCGCAAGGGGCAGACGCTCCTGATCGAGGGTCGACAAGCGCCTCGTATCGCGGAGCAGGCGCAGGCGCGCTATAACGTCGCTGTGGCGCCGGCCGAGCACATGGGCGAGCTGCCTCCGGCCTATCGCTTCGTCGGCTGCATGTCTCCGAAGAAGCCGCTGTTCGAGCAGCAGTATTGCGTGTTCAGGCGGGAAGGGCCGTGTACCGAACCGGCGGGCGATCTCGATTACAACGCCGTGCTGATCCGCATCGACAAGTAG
- the phoB gene encoding phosphate regulon transcriptional regulator PhoB, producing the protein MPAPKLLLVEDDTALAELVEYRFRGEGYDVRTTDDGDEALLLAAEDAPDLVLLDWMIGGTSGIEVCRRLRRNKETAHVPIIMLTARSDEDDRIRGLEIGADDYVTKPFSPRELIARVGAVLRRVRPALAGETITVGDLSLDPTAHRVMRRGMPMKVGPTEFRLLKHFMEHPGRVFSRGQLLDAVWGSGSDIELRTVDVHIRRLRQAIAIPGAADPVRTVRSAGYALEGV; encoded by the coding sequence GTGCCTGCTCCGAAGTTGCTGCTGGTTGAAGATGACACCGCCCTCGCCGAACTGGTCGAATACCGGTTCCGCGGCGAAGGCTACGATGTGCGCACCACCGACGATGGCGACGAGGCCTTGCTCCTTGCCGCCGAAGATGCGCCCGACCTCGTGCTGCTCGATTGGATGATCGGTGGCACCAGCGGAATCGAAGTTTGCCGTCGCCTGCGTCGTAACAAGGAAACGGCGCACGTTCCGATCATCATGCTCACCGCCCGTTCGGACGAGGACGACCGCATTCGGGGGCTGGAGATCGGCGCGGACGATTACGTCACCAAGCCCTTCTCCCCGCGCGAACTGATCGCGCGCGTCGGAGCGGTACTGCGCCGCGTACGCCCGGCCCTTGCCGGCGAGACGATCACTGTCGGCGACCTGTCGCTTGACCCGACCGCTCACCGCGTGATGCGTCGCGGCATGCCGATGAAGGTCGGTCCGACCGAGTTTCGCCTTCTGAAGCACTTCATGGAACATCCCGGTCGCGTGTTCTCGCGCGGGCAGTTGCTCGACGCGGTATGGGGCAGCGGCAGCGACATCGAACTGCGCACGGTGGACGTTCACATCCGCCGGTTGCGTCAGGCCATCGCCATCCCCGGTGCCGCCGATCCGGTCCGCACCGTACGCTCGGCAGGATATGCGCTGGAAGGCGTCTGA
- the phoU gene encoding phosphate signaling complex protein PhoU: protein MVAEHTVKAFDEDITRLRGLVAEMGGLAELSVSEAMDALLRGDHDLAAGVIARDKRIDQLEAEVDKLAIRVLALRAPMADDLREVIAALKIAGVIERIGDYAKNIAKRVGIIEGRKRFEPLTLIPAMNDLAAEMVHDVLTAFAARDPVAAAEIVQRDAKVDAFYDSIFRNLVSFMVENPATISSAAQLLFVARNIERIGDHATNIAEMVYYAATGMNLPDREEVLPPA from the coding sequence ATGGTGGCCGAACATACCGTCAAGGCATTCGACGAGGACATCACCCGGCTGCGCGGCCTGGTCGCGGAAATGGGCGGACTCGCTGAATTGTCCGTGTCAGAAGCCATGGATGCGCTGCTGCGCGGCGACCATGACCTTGCCGCTGGCGTGATCGCCCGTGACAAGCGCATCGACCAGCTCGAGGCCGAGGTGGACAAACTTGCAATCCGCGTCCTCGCCCTGCGCGCGCCGATGGCCGACGACCTGCGCGAAGTCATCGCCGCACTCAAGATCGCCGGCGTGATCGAACGCATCGGCGATTACGCCAAGAACATCGCCAAGCGCGTCGGCATCATCGAAGGGCGCAAGCGCTTCGAGCCGCTGACGCTGATCCCGGCCATGAACGACCTCGCGGCCGAAATGGTCCACGATGTGCTGACAGCGTTCGCCGCGCGTGATCCGGTTGCCGCGGCGGAGATCGTCCAGCGTGATGCCAAGGTCGATGCGTTCTACGATTCGATCTTCCGCAACCTCGTCTCGTTCATGGTCGAGAACCCCGCCACGATCAGCAGCGCCGCACAGCTCCTGTTCGTCGCACGCAATATCGAGCGCATTGGCGACCATGCCACCAATATCGCCGAAATGGTCTACTACGCCGCAACGGGCATGAACCTGCCGGACCGTGAGGAAGTGCTGCCGCCAGCGTGA